In Mesotoga infera, one genomic interval encodes:
- a CDS encoding bifunctional folylpolyglutamate synthase/dihydrofolate synthase, which translates to MKKYAEAIQYLYNSRPYGKIKYGLYRIRELLERLGNPQESYPIVHITGTNGKGSVATIARSILTTHGFRTGLNISPHITTFRERIQVDGSDISEDDVCETLRKLEPSLEKMDRKGEEYAPSFFEVVTAMSFLHFKEKKCDAVVLEVGLGGRFDASNVIDSSLVSVITSVGLDHTAILGDTEEKIAKEKSGIIKYNSPVVSGITRPAIRRIVSETAGRLDAPAFFYQKDFDAYGREYNINKNTFDYRGKKSIRNLRIRLNGEHQIANAAVAIKATEIGLEKIGNGVDERRLREALENVRWPGRFEVFSVNSKTVVLDGAHNPEAAKVLRRTVERYFPDEKITLLFGSLDDKDYESNIKTLSNITDRVIVCRVPNHRSVHPERVADTWRKYCSFVDLVESHEAAFETALCTSEKILVCGSLYLVSEIRNSLTGVKESAGRH; encoded by the coding sequence ATGAAGAAATATGCAGAAGCTATACAGTATCTGTACAATTCAAGACCCTACGGGAAGATCAAGTATGGCCTATACAGAATCAGGGAGCTTCTGGAGCGTCTCGGGAATCCCCAAGAATCATATCCTATAGTTCATATAACTGGAACCAATGGAAAGGGGAGCGTTGCGACAATTGCAAGATCGATACTAACGACTCACGGTTTTAGAACCGGGCTGAATATCTCCCCTCACATCACGACTTTTCGGGAAAGGATTCAGGTCGATGGAAGTGATATCTCCGAAGATGATGTCTGCGAAACTCTGAGAAAACTTGAACCTTCTCTCGAGAAGATGGACAGAAAGGGAGAGGAGTACGCCCCGAGTTTCTTCGAGGTAGTGACTGCAATGAGCTTCTTGCACTTCAAGGAGAAGAAGTGCGATGCAGTTGTTCTAGAAGTAGGACTGGGAGGCAGATTCGATGCGAGCAATGTTATTGACTCCTCCCTTGTTTCGGTTATTACCAGCGTAGGACTAGATCATACTGCCATTCTTGGCGATACCGAAGAAAAGATTGCAAAGGAGAAATCGGGGATTATCAAGTACAATAGTCCGGTAGTATCTGGAATTACGAGGCCGGCAATCAGGAGAATAGTCTCCGAAACGGCCGGAAGACTGGATGCCCCAGCTTTCTTCTACCAGAAGGATTTCGACGCGTATGGAAGAGAGTACAACATAAACAAAAACACTTTCGACTATCGAGGCAAAAAGTCTATCCGCAACCTCCGGATCAGACTCAACGGGGAACACCAGATTGCAAACGCGGCCGTCGCCATAAAGGCGACAGAGATCGGACTGGAAAAGATAGGCAATGGAGTGGATGAGAGGCGCTTGAGAGAAGCTCTGGAGAATGTCCGCTGGCCCGGGAGATTCGAGGTCTTCTCTGTGAACTCGAAAACGGTCGTGCTTGACGGCGCTCACAACCCCGAAGCCGCCAAGGTTCTCAGAAGGACTGTGGAGAGGTACTTCCCGGATGAGAAGATTACGCTTCTTTTTGGAAGTCTTGATGACAAGGATTATGAAAGCAACATCAAAACGCTTTCAAATATTACAGATAGAGTTATCGTGTGCAGAGTACCTAATCACAGAAGCGTTCATCCCGAAAGAGTCGCCGATACGTGGAGAAAGTATTGTTCATTCGTAGATCTTGTAGAGTCTCACGAGGCAGCTTTCGAGACGGCTCTATGCACTTCGGAAAAGATTCTTGTCTGTGGTTCTCTCTATCTGGTTAGCGAAATAAGAAACAGCCTGACTGGGGTGAAGGAAAGTGCTGGAAGGCATTGA
- the ruvA gene encoding Holliday junction branch migration protein RuvA, with translation MLEGIEGRVKEIRESEVVVQVGGLFFRLNCTPNTIGKLTVEKEFYFLTFMAYSQDRPPELYCFIDNEEKELFNILLKASKIGPKSAMKILSSASPSRIKHIISSKNVAELSSLPGIGKKTAERMIVEIASLIDASEIESGDEVPAVQRSRGEEAMVALTSLGFDENQAKKVVVKILKENKEIDTQELLKKALKEIRK, from the coding sequence GTGCTGGAAGGCATTGAGGGACGGGTAAAGGAGATAAGGGAATCTGAAGTTGTGGTGCAGGTTGGGGGTCTGTTTTTCAGACTCAACTGCACTCCGAATACTATCGGAAAACTTACAGTTGAGAAGGAATTCTATTTTCTGACATTCATGGCCTATTCGCAGGACAGACCGCCGGAACTCTACTGTTTCATCGACAATGAAGAGAAAGAGCTGTTCAACATCTTGCTGAAGGCCAGCAAAATAGGGCCTAAATCCGCCATGAAGATCTTGTCTTCAGCCTCTCCTTCGAGAATAAAGCACATCATTTCCTCGAAAAACGTAGCAGAGCTCTCCTCACTTCCGGGAATTGGGAAGAAGACCGCCGAGAGAATGATAGTTGAGATAGCTTCTTTAATAGATGCTTCGGAAATAGAGAGCGGAGATGAAGTGCCGGCTGTACAGCGATCCCGCGGTGAAGAGGCGATGGTCGCGCTGACATCCCTCGGTTTCGATGAAAACCAGGCCAAGAAAGTCGTTGTCAAGATCTTGAAAGAGAACAAAGAGATTGATACCCAGGAGCTGCTCAAGAAAGCCCTCAAAGAAATAAGAAAGTAG